One Acetobacter ghanensis DNA window includes the following coding sequences:
- a CDS encoding DUF2612 domain-containing protein — MQDVQQTLLSQYANAPRIVALIEGWNQMLDPAPLIDQWYQMVWNMHTAQGYGLDVWGRIVGVSRVLTLSSQSYTGFFEASDLTEEGFNQTPWYQGVEATSNYRLADDGYRQLIYAKALANIADGSVLQINQVLMTLFAGQGDAYVRDNGDMTMTYVFRFVPTAVQVSIIQNSGVLPRPVGVGVSYVIESTS, encoded by the coding sequence ATGCAGGATGTGCAGCAGACCCTTTTGTCCCAGTATGCCAATGCGCCGCGTATTGTGGCGTTAATTGAGGGCTGGAACCAGATGCTGGACCCCGCCCCCCTGATAGACCAGTGGTACCAAATGGTGTGGAACATGCACACCGCGCAGGGCTACGGGCTGGATGTATGGGGCCGCATTGTGGGTGTATCCCGCGTGCTCACCCTGTCCTCCCAGTCCTACACTGGTTTTTTTGAAGCCTCGGACCTAACGGAAGAGGGCTTTAACCAGACCCCGTGGTACCAGGGTGTGGAGGCAACCAGCAATTACCGTCTGGCGGATGATGGCTACCGCCAGCTTATTTACGCCAAGGCGCTGGCCAATATTGCGGATGGTTCCGTCCTGCAGATCAATCAGGTGTTGATGACCCTGTTTGCCGGGCAGGGCGATGCCTATGTGCGCGACAATGGGGACATGACCATGACTTATGTTTTCCGGTTTGTGCCAACGGCCGTGCAGGTCAGCATTATTCAGAACAGCGGTGTTCTGCCACGCCCCGTGGGGGTTGGTGTTTCCTACGTTATTGAGAGTACATCCTGA
- a CDS encoding baseplate J/gp47 family protein, whose product MSGSSSVGTTSVPAPTMTDAGFVAPAESDILAGILDDMNAAFGNVLNTDLSTPQGQLAMSLTAIVGDAYDQMLALFNGVDPARAAGRMQDAIGNLYFMTRKPATATVVTCQCVGAAGTVVPQGTLVQDGSGNTYAADGAITLDATGNGVGAFSCTVTGAVECPPHSIGVYQSVVGLTSVTNAAAGVTGAAVEGRQAFELRRQQTVAHNAIGPLDALAGEVLSVAGVTDAYVNENSTAEPLVIGGVTLPAHSLYVCVNGGADKDVALAILRRKPPGCASVGTSSVVVVDPNASYATPPSYTVQFTRAQAVPVYVAVVLAAGVDVPSTAGTDVQAAIVAAFENVADAQRVPIGGTVYASRFYACLSALGSWVRIVEVSVGLAQNPTGLTAQVGIDQIPVVSASTISVVVS is encoded by the coding sequence ATGTCGGGTTCTAGCAGTGTGGGCACAACATCCGTTCCCGCACCCACCATGACGGATGCAGGCTTTGTGGCCCCGGCCGAGAGCGATATTCTGGCCGGTATTCTGGATGATATGAACGCAGCTTTTGGCAATGTGCTCAATACCGACCTGTCCACCCCGCAAGGGCAACTTGCCATGTCGCTCACCGCTATTGTGGGCGATGCGTATGACCAGATGCTGGCACTGTTTAACGGCGTGGACCCGGCCAGAGCCGCAGGCCGAATGCAGGACGCCATTGGCAACCTGTATTTTATGACCCGCAAACCCGCCACAGCCACGGTTGTTACCTGCCAGTGCGTGGGGGCGGCTGGCACCGTTGTACCGCAGGGCACGCTGGTGCAGGATGGAAGCGGCAACACCTACGCGGCGGATGGCGCCATTACGCTGGATGCCACGGGCAACGGTGTTGGCGCATTTTCCTGCACGGTTACGGGGGCGGTGGAGTGCCCGCCACACAGCATAGGGGTGTACCAGTCGGTCGTGGGGCTAACCAGCGTTACCAACGCGGCGGCGGGTGTGACCGGGGCAGCGGTGGAGGGGCGGCAGGCCTTTGAACTCCGTCGGCAGCAGACTGTGGCGCATAACGCCATTGGCCCGCTGGACGCTCTTGCGGGGGAGGTTCTGTCCGTTGCGGGCGTGACCGATGCGTATGTGAACGAAAACAGCACGGCGGAGCCTCTGGTTATAGGGGGTGTAACCCTGCCAGCCCATAGCCTGTATGTGTGCGTAAATGGGGGCGCGGATAAGGACGTGGCGCTTGCCATCCTGCGCCGTAAGCCCCCCGGTTGTGCCAGTGTGGGCACAAGCAGCGTGGTCGTTGTGGACCCCAACGCCAGTTATGCCACACCGCCAAGCTATACCGTGCAGTTTACGCGCGCGCAGGCGGTGCCCGTGTATGTGGCGGTGGTGCTGGCGGCTGGGGTGGATGTGCCCTCCACCGCTGGGACGGATGTGCAGGCCGCCATTGTGGCCGCGTTTGAAAACGTAGCGGACGCCCAGCGTGTGCCCATTGGCGGCACGGTTTACGCCAGCCGCTTTTATGCCTGCCTGAGCGCACTGGGGAGCTGGGTCCGTATTGTTGAGGTCAGCGTGGGCCTTGCACAAAACCCTACCGGGCTGACGGCACAGGTGGGAATTGACCAGATCCCCGTTGTATCGGCCTCCACAATTAGCGTTGTGGTGTCCTGA
- a CDS encoding Gp138 family membrane-puncturing spike protein codes for MQNKLIGSLQAEDGASAFNATNAAIRRVLAMLGATALVQVRAVRASGLNPVGTVDVQPMVHQQDGAGRTVPHGLIHNVPYLRLQGGRRALICDPAVGDIGAIIVCGRDIASVKATRQPGAPGSFRQHDYADSLYIGGFLNGIPQEYAGWVGEDFVLNTTGRFIVNATQCQINCAVQVQGAVSAGGDVQAGQISLQTHTHAGVQPGSGQTGVPQ; via the coding sequence TTGCAAAATAAACTGATAGGCTCCTTGCAGGCGGAAGATGGCGCAAGTGCCTTTAACGCCACCAATGCGGCTATTCGCCGGGTGCTGGCTATGTTGGGCGCCACAGCGCTGGTGCAGGTACGGGCGGTGCGCGCCAGTGGCCTAAACCCGGTGGGCACGGTGGATGTGCAGCCTATGGTGCACCAGCAGGATGGGGCAGGCCGCACGGTGCCGCATGGGCTGATCCACAATGTGCCTTACCTGCGGTTGCAGGGTGGGCGGCGCGCCCTGATCTGCGACCCGGCAGTGGGGGATATTGGAGCCATTATTGTGTGTGGGCGCGATATTGCCAGCGTAAAGGCCACGCGCCAGCCGGGTGCGCCGGGGTCCTTCCGCCAGCATGATTACGCAGACTCTCTGTATATTGGCGGGTTTTTAAACGGAATTCCGCAGGAATACGCAGGCTGGGTGGGGGAGGACTTTGTGCTCAACACAACAGGCCGGTTTATTGTTAACGCCACCCAGTGCCAGATAAACTGCGCCGTGCAGGTGCAAGGCGCGGTGAGTGCCGGAGGGGACGTGCAGGCAGGGCAGATCAGCCTGCAAACGCACACCCATGCCGGGGTTCAGCCCGGTTCGGGGCAGACGGGTGTGCCACAGTAA
- a CDS encoding baseplate hub protein has product MSDGTQAATLGNRQVEVVFNLAQDGFGQGGTDTITLSGYRVRCQILSTGLESGMACSLRVEGLALPLLNRLSVLQAGIATQTRNTVTILAGNAGEQKPVVFSGGVVEAFVDYANSPDVAFELRALSGALPAAVPVTPTSFGGDVAVSTVMQVLATKAGLTFVDYGVQTMLRGGVYYKGSVAEQVDSCARAARIAYQIGVGVLAIWPTGMVAQADAQAVPVSADTGLLGYPSYSQYGVQFQTVFNPGIRYRDTVSLQTGMAPQASGVTLPASGLWVVQSVRHDLQTELPDAPWFTTVEAARPDFAGQAFAK; this is encoded by the coding sequence ATGTCTGACGGCACACAGGCGGCAACGTTGGGCAACCGGCAGGTGGAGGTTGTATTTAACCTTGCGCAGGACGGATTTGGCCAAGGCGGAACAGACACCATAACCCTGAGCGGCTACAGGGTGCGCTGCCAGATCTTGAGCACGGGGCTGGAAAGCGGCATGGCCTGCTCCCTACGGGTGGAAGGGCTGGCGCTGCCGTTGCTCAACCGCCTTTCCGTCCTGCAAGCGGGTATTGCCACGCAAACCCGCAATACTGTGACCATTCTGGCAGGCAATGCGGGGGAGCAAAAGCCGGTTGTGTTTTCTGGCGGTGTGGTCGAGGCTTTTGTGGATTACGCAAATAGCCCCGATGTAGCGTTTGAGCTGCGCGCCCTCTCCGGCGCGTTGCCTGCGGCGGTGCCGGTTACGCCAACATCGTTTGGGGGGGATGTTGCGGTCAGTACGGTCATGCAGGTGTTGGCCACCAAGGCGGGGCTGACCTTTGTGGACTATGGCGTGCAGACCATGCTGCGTGGGGGCGTGTATTACAAAGGTTCCGTGGCCGAGCAGGTGGATAGCTGCGCCCGCGCGGCCAGAATTGCCTACCAGATCGGGGTGGGGGTGCTGGCCATATGGCCCACGGGCATGGTGGCGCAGGCGGATGCGCAGGCCGTGCCCGTGTCGGCCGATACAGGGTTGCTTGGCTACCCCAGCTACAGCCAGTACGGCGTGCAGTTCCAGACCGTGTTTAACCCCGGTATTCGCTACCGCGATACGGTGAGCCTGCAAACGGGCATGGCCCCGCAGGCATCTGGCGTTACGCTGCCCGCCAGTGGGTTGTGGGTGGTGCAGAGTGTGCGCCACGACCTGCAAACCGAGCTGCCCGATGCCCCGTGGTTCACAACAGTAGAGGCGGCAAGGCCAGACTTTGCCGGACAGGCTTTTGCAAAATAA
- a CDS encoding phage baseplate plug family protein, with protein sequence MAVVIPLGAVAYQSLRVPLSGHAVRLDLQQRGTGLYASVWMDDVPVLAGVLCQDRTWLIRNAAYGMPGDLAFADTQGTQDPDYSGLGSRFVLVYAEGQNV encoded by the coding sequence ATGGCGGTTGTTATTCCTCTGGGTGCGGTGGCGTACCAGAGCCTGCGCGTCCCCCTTTCCGGCCATGCCGTAAGGCTGGACCTGCAACAGCGGGGGACTGGCCTATATGCCTCGGTGTGGATGGATGATGTGCCCGTGCTGGCGGGCGTGCTGTGCCAGGACCGGACATGGCTTATCCGCAATGCCGCCTATGGTATGCCCGGAGACCTTGCCTTTGCCGATACGCAGGGCACGCAGGACCCGGACTATAGCGGGCTGGGTAGCCGGTTTGTGCTGGTTTATGCGGAGGGGCAGAATGTCTGA
- a CDS encoding DNA/RNA non-specific endonuclease → MRLFLAFAVCCFLSSPAWAVEERCNAFGVKAQLPVLTSTRLEQGTTLLCNRGYVVLVSTVSHGPLWAAEHLRADELGMAAKLPRTGHFFSDPRWSGGPTLSDYKRKKPYDRGHMAPSGDQPTPQAQAETYALSNIVPQASVLNKGIWARLEKKVRVLARREGELFVVTGPAFHTRPIATLGRDHVYVPSSVWKAVYSPSRNRAGVYVCKNRAVHPHCDQVTVQTLIRNAGVDPFPAVSAQVKAEAWRLPAP, encoded by the coding sequence ATGCGTCTGTTTCTGGCTTTTGCTGTATGCTGTTTTCTGTCCTCTCCCGCTTGGGCGGTGGAGGAGCGGTGTAATGCGTTTGGGGTTAAAGCCCAGTTGCCGGTGTTAACCAGCACGCGGCTGGAGCAGGGCACAACATTGCTGTGTAACCGGGGGTATGTGGTCCTTGTGTCCACCGTATCGCACGGGCCGTTGTGGGCGGCGGAGCATTTGCGGGCGGATGAGCTGGGCATGGCCGCCAAGCTCCCCCGGACGGGGCACTTTTTTTCCGACCCGCGCTGGTCTGGTGGGCCCACCCTGAGCGATTACAAGCGGAAAAAACCCTACGACCGGGGGCACATGGCCCCCAGTGGCGACCAGCCCACCCCACAGGCACAGGCGGAAACCTATGCCCTGTCCAACATTGTTCCGCAGGCTTCTGTGTTGAACAAAGGCATATGGGCCCGTCTGGAAAAAAAGGTGCGGGTGCTGGCCCGGCGCGAGGGTGAACTGTTTGTGGTGACTGGGCCTGCTTTTCATACCCGGCCCATTGCCACGTTGGGACGTGACCATGTGTATGTGCCCAGCTCGGTGTGGAAGGCGGTTTACTCGCCATCACGCAACAGGGCGGGGGTGTATGTGTGCAAAAACAGGGCTGTACACCCGCATTGTGACCAAGTGACCGTGCAAACCCTTATCCGCAACGCAGGGGTGGACCCGTTCCCCGCCGTGTCGGCTCAGGTCAAGGCGGAGGCGTGGCGCCTGCCCGCGCCATAA
- a CDS encoding phage tail fiber protein yields the protein MALDISAANAIFTITVPGLYNAPVTLKNFATDRAWDVAEQSCAQVQMSIDGYLNAGFVPEPVDQHIMLSAASESILVFEAIMTAQQTARTLYRLGAEVTLTSTGRKYTMVNGVLRAMAPMPSAGRMLADRHFAVCWQAIYPAGL from the coding sequence ATGGCGCTCGATATTTCGGCAGCCAATGCCATTTTTACCATTACGGTGCCGGGGCTTTACAATGCGCCTGTCACACTCAAGAACTTTGCTACAGACCGTGCGTGGGATGTGGCCGAGCAGAGCTGCGCACAGGTCCAGATGTCCATTGATGGATACCTGAACGCGGGTTTTGTGCCCGAACCCGTGGACCAGCACATTATGCTGTCCGCCGCGAGCGAGAGCATATTGGTGTTTGAGGCCATTATGACCGCGCAGCAGACCGCCCGCACCCTCTACCGCCTTGGGGCAGAGGTGACGTTGACCTCCACAGGCCGCAAATACACCATGGTTAATGGTGTGCTGCGCGCCATGGCCCCCATGCCCAGTGCCGGGCGTATGCTGGCGGACCGGCACTTTGCCGTATGCTGGCAGGCCATTTACCCAGCGGGGCTGTAA
- a CDS encoding DUF3383 family protein, with translation MAGIPISTLVKVTPGVLAAGGGLNALTALVLSTNVTAVPAGTVRSFTTAADVGSVFGMESVEYQMASVYFAGYTNAVMTPARLLFGGYTAPAANSSVAEQMTALRVANGGWNALATAFEPALADKQALAQWVALQSNTLWCVLWDTDVQATTQNSESAFGVWLKNQNLSGVSAVYNDPLTAALCLGWMASLSFGTTGGRQTLAMVQDASGLVTPPVVDGTTAQTLLDNGYNFYGAYANAASTFQFMRPGCVSGPFLWADSYVNQIWLNANLTSDLITLLLNTGQIPYNTEGDTLVAASVQGTITQALGFGAIQPGVALSTTQKQQINNASGVATAADSVATRGWYFLPCVSTAAASYRVARTTPPARLWYADGQSVQAITLNSVEVQ, from the coding sequence GTGGCTGGCATTCCCATTTCCACCCTTGTTAAGGTCACGCCCGGTGTTCTTGCCGCCGGAGGCGGCCTGAACGCCCTGACCGCGCTTGTGCTCAGCACCAATGTAACCGCCGTGCCTGCCGGTACGGTCAGGAGTTTTACCACCGCGGCCGATGTTGGCAGCGTCTTTGGTATGGAGTCCGTAGAATACCAGATGGCCTCTGTGTATTTTGCAGGCTATACCAATGCGGTTATGACGCCCGCCCGCCTGCTGTTTGGTGGGTACACGGCACCTGCTGCCAATAGCAGCGTTGCGGAGCAGATGACCGCGCTGCGGGTTGCCAATGGCGGGTGGAACGCCCTTGCAACCGCGTTTGAACCCGCTCTGGCGGACAAGCAGGCGCTGGCCCAGTGGGTGGCGTTGCAGAGCAACACGCTGTGGTGCGTGCTGTGGGACACGGACGTACAGGCCACAACCCAGAACAGCGAGAGCGCGTTTGGCGTATGGCTTAAAAACCAGAACCTGAGCGGTGTGAGCGCTGTGTATAACGACCCGCTAACCGCCGCCCTGTGCCTTGGGTGGATGGCGTCCCTCTCCTTTGGGACAACGGGCGGGCGGCAGACGCTGGCCATGGTGCAGGATGCATCGGGCCTTGTAACCCCGCCAGTGGTGGATGGCACCACGGCCCAGACACTGCTGGATAATGGCTACAATTTTTACGGCGCATACGCCAACGCGGCCAGCACCTTCCAGTTCATGCGGCCCGGCTGTGTGTCCGGTCCGTTTTTGTGGGCGGATAGTTACGTCAACCAGATCTGGCTGAATGCCAACCTGACATCGGACCTGATTACCCTGCTGCTCAATACCGGGCAGATTCCGTATAATACGGAGGGCGATACGCTGGTGGCCGCCAGTGTGCAGGGCACCATTACACAGGCGCTGGGCTTTGGGGCCATCCAGCCCGGTGTTGCGCTGAGTACCACGCAAAAACAGCAGATCAACAACGCATCTGGCGTGGCGACCGCGGCTGATAGCGTTGCCACGCGGGGGTGGTACTTCCTGCCCTGTGTGTCTACCGCTGCGGCGTCCTACCGTGTGGCGCGCACCACTCCCCCCGCACGCCTGTGGTACGCGGATGGGCAGAGCGTGCAGGCCATTACCCTGAACAGTGTTGAGGTGCAGTAA
- a CDS encoding phage neck terminator protein, giving the protein MVEGSGNAAEQSGCVATPDDGQIYGAVRNWLLSVLPAGVQVVQGQQNRVAPPPAPFITMTVTERTRLATNGWSYTATTREVSEPARLTMQLDLFGPAAGAYAQTLTALWQDPQAALFFAGLPFQLAPLDVGPPGQSGFRDGEHQYEENWTVALHMQVTFCLSMAQDFAITLSVNALSADVTDPPEE; this is encoded by the coding sequence ATGGTCGAAGGTTCTGGTAACGCGGCAGAGCAGTCCGGCTGTGTAGCCACGCCCGATGATGGGCAGATTTATGGCGCGGTGCGGAACTGGCTGCTGAGTGTTCTGCCTGCGGGTGTGCAGGTTGTGCAGGGCCAGCAGAACCGCGTGGCCCCACCCCCGGCCCCTTTTATCACCATGACAGTAACAGAGCGCACGCGCTTGGCCACCAATGGCTGGTCCTACACCGCGACCACGCGGGAGGTGAGCGAACCGGCAAGGCTGACCATGCAGCTTGACCTGTTTGGCCCAGCAGCCGGGGCGTACGCGCAAACGCTAACCGCCCTGTGGCAAGACCCGCAGGCCGCCCTGTTTTTTGCGGGGCTGCCGTTCCAGCTTGCCCCGCTGGATGTGGGGCCACCCGGCCAGTCCGGCTTTAGGGATGGTGAACACCAGTACGAAGAAAACTGGACCGTGGCGCTGCACATGCAGGTCACGTTCTGCCTGAGCATGGCTCAGGATTTTGCAATAACCCTTTCGGTCAACGCCCTTTCGGCGGATGTGACCGACCCGCCAGAGGAGTAA
- a CDS encoding DUF4054 domain-containing protein gives MSGTTTAGPGVVAFDYAAWSARFATLAANVGAAQAQACFEEATLYLPNTPTSPVRDVGRRALLLGLLVAHIATLALPEEQGGAGGLVGRVASASRGSVSVTTDFGRQPERATWFAQTQYGAAFWAATRGLRQARYVPGGPQMPRIWP, from the coding sequence ATGTCGGGCACGACCACGGCGGGGCCGGGCGTTGTGGCGTTCGACTACGCTGCGTGGTCGGCGCGCTTTGCCACGCTTGCCGCCAATGTGGGCGCGGCGCAGGCGCAGGCCTGTTTTGAGGAGGCAACCCTCTACCTGCCCAATACGCCCACCAGCCCGGTGCGGGATGTGGGCAGGCGTGCCCTGCTGCTGGGCCTTCTGGTGGCGCATATTGCCACACTGGCCCTGCCGGAGGAGCAGGGTGGGGCCGGTGGACTGGTTGGCCGTGTGGCGTCCGCCAGCCGGGGGAGTGTGTCGGTCACAACCGACTTTGGCCGCCAGCCAGAGCGTGCAACGTGGTTTGCGCAAACGCAGTATGGGGCGGCCTTCTGGGCGGCCACGCGTGGGCTGCGGCAGGCGCGCTATGTGCCCGGTGGTCCGCAGATGCCGCGCATATGGCCATAA
- a CDS encoding structural cement protein Gp24 — protein MPFPNTVHYGWPAGFPGAWAGQNPQRMVVPGANGFRAGAGGVTIAAFAWVQADGATVLNKPDATTPTAAPTGFVVRSQQGLGTRYLQENTMTIAQGFMVVLASGGDVFALATTASVTGQAVYASLSDGTLQCAAAGAAPTGTVDTGWTVAQGAAAGLPFIMTGPLAVARSTASSTSGTGN, from the coding sequence ATGCCTTTTCCCAATACAGTGCATTATGGCTGGCCTGCCGGGTTCCCCGGTGCATGGGCTGGGCAGAACCCCCAGCGCATGGTTGTGCCGGGGGCTAACGGGTTCCGCGCCGGGGCAGGGGGTGTCACCATTGCTGCCTTTGCTTGGGTGCAGGCCGATGGCGCAACTGTGCTGAACAAGCCTGACGCCACAACCCCCACGGCAGCGCCCACCGGGTTTGTGGTGCGCAGCCAGCAGGGGCTGGGTACGCGCTACCTTCAGGAAAACACCATGACCATTGCGCAGGGTTTTATGGTGGTGCTGGCCAGTGGGGGGGATGTGTTTGCCCTTGCAACCACGGCCTCCGTAACCGGGCAGGCGGTTTATGCCTCCCTGAGCGATGGCACTCTCCAGTGCGCTGCCGCAGGCGCCGCCCCCACCGGCACGGTGGACACGGGCTGGACCGTGGCGCAGGGGGCCGCTGCGGGCCTGCCCTTTATTATGACCGGGCCGCTGGCAGTTGCGCGCAGCACGGCTTCCTCCACGTCCGGCACAGGGAACTAA
- a CDS encoding DUF2213 domain-containing protein — protein MNKILAHDRMGSVRMTDEDGRLYVAATPISKATVNTYYGREIPGADALGLVPDRLYRLLRDPAELARAAPTFNALPVLAEHAHVTAQAPRAELVVGTTGTDATFASPYLTNSLAIWNAGAIHNIRSGAQRELSCAYRYTPVMEAGEFEGQPYDGRMTNIRGNHVALVPSGRAGPDVLVADAKPKDISMVEEHAAPTAGQIFARLGTAFASGALAMTASMAELEAWLKRNGAMQAPATPAPKAASGHATQDRPTEPGAGSNATPSAEGASASTQPPATAQDSAVQSAVAAALAAERLRNQHAQEARSLVRPLVGDVLGMDSATDILRYALAEQGVQTDGVNEPGLKALVLSCLGSAASSAVAGGPVGAADHAAPVATRFGVHAPRKL, from the coding sequence ATGAATAAAATACTCGCGCATGACCGTATGGGTTCCGTGCGTATGACGGATGAGGACGGACGCCTGTATGTGGCCGCAACGCCCATAAGCAAGGCCACCGTCAACACCTATTACGGGCGGGAAATACCGGGGGCGGATGCGTTGGGCCTTGTGCCCGACCGGCTTTACCGCCTGCTGCGTGACCCGGCAGAACTGGCGCGCGCCGCCCCCACCTTTAATGCCCTGCCGGTGCTGGCCGAACATGCGCATGTGACCGCGCAGGCCCCACGGGCGGAGCTGGTGGTGGGCACCACAGGCACGGACGCCACCTTTGCCAGCCCGTACCTGACCAATTCCCTGGCGATCTGGAATGCCGGGGCCATTCACAACATCCGCTCGGGTGCGCAGCGCGAACTTTCCTGCGCGTATCGCTACACCCCAGTCATGGAGGCAGGCGAGTTTGAGGGCCAGCCCTATGACGGACGCATGACCAACATTCGCGGCAACCATGTAGCGCTCGTGCCTAGCGGGCGCGCCGGGCCGGATGTGCTGGTGGCGGATGCCAAACCAAAGGACATTTCAATGGTTGAAGAACACGCAGCCCCCACGGCTGGGCAGATTTTTGCCCGCCTTGGCACGGCTTTTGCCTCTGGCGCACTGGCCATGACCGCCAGCATGGCGGAGCTGGAGGCATGGCTTAAACGCAATGGCGCAATGCAGGCCCCGGCTACGCCAGCCCCCAAGGCCGCAAGTGGGCACGCCACGCAGGACAGGCCCACGGAGCCGGGGGCAGGCAGTAACGCCACACCCTCTGCGGAAGGCGCATCCGCCTCCACGCAGCCCCCCGCCACAGCGCAGGACAGTGCCGTGCAAAGCGCCGTGGCAGCCGCCCTTGCGGCGGAACGCCTGCGCAACCAGCACGCGCAGGAGGCCCGGAGCCTTGTGCGCCCCTTGGTGGGGGACGTGCTGGGGATGGACAGCGCGACCGACATTTTGCGCTACGCGCTGGCCGAACAGGGCGTGCAGACCGATGGCGTAAACGAACCGGGACTTAAGGCGCTGGTGCTGTCCTGCCTTGGTTCTGCGGCCTCTTCCGCCGTGGCAGGTGGGCCTGTTGGCGCGGCCGATCATGCGGCCCCTGTTGCAACCCGCTTTGGCGTCCACGCGCCGCGCAAACTCTAA
- a CDS encoding phage portal protein translates to MTDWLARLRGCLGAPPQTGAGSTRTEPVLNGPVAKPRSRRLGLGAALGWGRSAQLPPTMQDRAALLFQPYQPPRGVRGAGALAMDAGLGAYAAGAYGMDSSFVEQGLAFKGYPTLAAMMLRAEFRKPVEIIAREATRAWIRFRCNGVQADAAQTAARLRAVEVEFLRLHVRDVVRRQIVHGLGFGVGHIWVGLRGVPLTDTGQAVPLLATPHGMARGQLERLVNIDPIWTTPNSYNAENPLRADYYRPADWWVQGVLVNSTRLLSVVPFEVPDILKPAFNFGGLALPQMLETYVHNFLRTRQSVSDMVSNYATKILKTDMSGTMQSDGGLHYADIDADSVTARVAAMNAWQSNNGTFVLDRESEDFDIKSAPLTGLAELQAQSQEFMAGIPGIPLVKLFGIQPQGLNASSQGEIRVFYDEIAAFQEAHVAPVLRKLFQLVQLNLWGAIDPDLDFEFVPLWQMSEQEAAAVEKTKTDMDTANIRSGKITPHEARTREAADAHSLYRTAGLARPMQASSTPPPVNAPSAKRAEQHE, encoded by the coding sequence ATGACAGACTGGCTGGCCCGCCTGCGCGGGTGTTTGGGCGCACCACCCCAGACCGGGGCAGGTTCTACACGCACGGAGCCGGTGCTCAACGGCCCGGTGGCAAAGCCGCGTTCTAGGCGTTTGGGCCTTGGCGCGGCATTGGGCTGGGGGCGTTCTGCACAGCTTCCACCAACCATGCAGGACCGGGCGGCCCTTTTGTTCCAGCCGTACCAGCCGCCACGGGGCGTGCGCGGGGCCGGCGCGCTGGCTATGGATGCGGGGCTAGGGGCCTATGCCGCCGGGGCGTATGGCATGGATTCCAGCTTTGTGGAGCAGGGGCTCGCCTTTAAGGGCTACCCCACCCTTGCGGCCATGATGCTCCGCGCCGAGTTTAGAAAACCCGTGGAAATTATTGCGCGTGAGGCCACGCGCGCGTGGATCCGCTTTCGCTGTAATGGCGTGCAGGCGGATGCGGCCCAGACGGCGGCCCGCCTGCGTGCGGTGGAGGTGGAGTTTCTGCGCCTGCATGTGCGCGATGTGGTGCGCCGCCAGATTGTGCATGGGCTTGGCTTTGGCGTGGGGCACATATGGGTTGGCCTGCGTGGCGTGCCGCTGACCGATACAGGGCAGGCCGTGCCCTTGTTGGCCACACCGCATGGCATGGCGCGTGGCCAGCTTGAACGGCTGGTGAACATAGACCCCATATGGACCACGCCCAACAGCTATAATGCGGAAAACCCGCTCCGGGCGGACTATTACCGCCCGGCGGACTGGTGGGTGCAGGGCGTGCTTGTGAACAGCACCCGCCTGCTGAGTGTGGTGCCGTTTGAGGTGCCGGACATTCTTAAACCCGCCTTCAACTTTGGTGGTCTGGCCCTGCCCCAGATGTTGGAAACCTACGTGCACAACTTTTTGCGCACGCGGCAGTCCGTGTCGGACATGGTGAGCAATTACGCCACCAAGATTTTAAAAACCGACATGAGCGGCACCATGCAGTCCGATGGCGGCCTGCATTATGCGGATATTGATGCAGACAGCGTAACCGCCCGCGTGGCGGCCATGAACGCGTGGCAGAGCAACAACGGCACCTTTGTGCTGGACCGCGAGAGCGAGGATTTTGACATAAAGTCAGCCCCGCTCACGGGTCTTGCGGAGCTTCAGGCCCAGTCGCAGGAGTTTATGGCCGGTATTCCGGGTATTCCGCTGGTCAAGCTGTTTGGCATTCAGCCGCAGGGGCTTAATGCGTCCTCCCAAGGTGAGATCAGGGTTTTTTATGATGAGATCGCCGCTTTTCAGGAGGCGCACGTGGCCCCTGTGCTGCGTAAGCTGTTCCAGCTTGTGCAGCTTAACCTGTGGGGGGCCATAGACCCCGATCTGGACTTTGAGTTCGTGCCTTTGTGGCAGATGTCCGAACAGGAGGCGGCGGCGGTGGAAAAAACCAAAACCGACATGGACACGGCCAACATCCGCTCGGGCAAAATTACCCCGCACGAGGCCCGCACGCGGGAGGCGGCGGATGCCCACAGCCTGTACCGCACGGCGGGGCTTGCCCGGCCCATGCAGGCCAGCAGCACACCACCGCCCGTCAACGCGCCTTCGGCAAAAAGAGCAGAACAGCATGAATAA